From the genome of Rattus rattus isolate New Zealand chromosome 6, Rrattus_CSIRO_v1, whole genome shotgun sequence:
aaatcaactataaaaacaaaacaaaacccagtgttTTCTGGAACTGACCGAGGATTCAGAATTCCCGGTTAAAGCACGGGTTATGTCtgcagaaaagaacagagaatggCCCCTGTGCTGGCTGAGTAgggaagagcacttgctgctcttgcagaggacctgagttctgttgcCATTACTAGAATTGGACGGCTCACCgtagcctgtaattccagttccagaggatccaaagcgccctctgctggctgctTCTAGTACCTGCACTGAAAATGCATatacccccacacagacataccatacacacataattaaaataaaataagtttttaaaaattatttttcgaAAGACCGAACAGGAAAAATCTGGAAGGTCAAGTTAAAGGTCATTGTGAACAGCTctgatttccttttaaaactggCCATTCTCCCTGGGGCTTACAATGGAAGAGATTCCAGGGAACCCAGACTGGATCCAGCAAGGACGAgctggagaggaagacagagggcgTGGCTGACGGCTCTGGGTTTGTGTGATCACGATCAGAAGACGACAGCCCTGCCTTTACCCCTCACACTCACCCTTTCACCCCTTTCTTGGGAGGCTTGCTCTTGAACTGTCGCGTCTGCCTCTGCTTGAACTTGGGGGGCCCCTTGCGTGGGGTAGTAGGACCCTGGCTTGGTGCTGGAGGACTCAGGCAAGGGCTGTCGCTCATCCTGTCGGTCCGTAGATGGCTCGAGCTTTGCTTTCAGGATCGCCGGAGTTGGAAGGAAATGAAGACCCTCGAGGCAAAAAAAAGGACTGGTAGTTATCAGATATTTGAAGAAGTTTTGGCATTTTGTGTTGACACAAGCAAGCCAGGAAGTTGTTTTAGAAAATATGCTATAAATCAATGAAAGTATACAATAGTATACAATGAAAGTATACAACAGTCAACTAAGAGATTTGTCAACTAAAAGGTTTTAAACTTTAGAAAGGTAGATATACAAGGGTTGGGCCTTAGCTCAGTTGATAGCGTGCTTGCCCAGCACACacaaagacttgagttcaattcccagcattggAAAATCAGACCTGATTGTGCACACCTTTCCTTCACACACCGAGCTGAGGAcctgaaattcaaggtcatccctgtctatgtagca
Proteins encoded in this window:
- the Pde6h gene encoding retinal cone rhodopsin-sensitive cGMP 3',5'-cyclic phosphodiesterase subunit gamma, with amino-acid sequence MSDSPCLSPPAPSQGPTTPRKGPPKFKQRQTRQFKSKPPKKGVKGFGDDIPGMEGLGTDITVICPWEAFSHLELHELAQFGII